In Acropora palmata chromosome 7, jaAcrPala1.3, whole genome shotgun sequence, one genomic interval encodes:
- the LOC141885611 gene encoding uncharacterized protein LOC141885611 isoform X1, which produces MAATRRTADTRKLRGEMYSRQNSPRFIQTRSGRHLLQTSEHHSNESAAERKTARNSPRLFNNQKERIENGGNFIEWSHEHVLTAGGPVAKADSTQRITADLQSESLAVNCIADLKQMMEIEERSSMGNRNASFDGDKSGTEQKRARRARSRHTSMLERLAPTPGYVDKTSVDVEGGSLAQRRTPRMASLNAAAKVNVFFEPSSPLAGRSLCEIQQHSNTAKRQPSRTSTDRRHSDRAENNNFRTDEYADLDVFVQGEVTSTCDALRSKDVISPHEFDNPEKVESNAHGHCDFYTNGHRGGKDKRKPEADSTSEDERNVKRIHLIGESECFDGNGEELSGLDEGEMECDTTTDSPPKTMVDVCIQVDLPRPPVKHVRVLSVPIKGQLVTSGGAVPFTKSHLVTPVTPSKPPPELKVSKTATTKRTLGLNNQAMENVFVANDGPLAKFKAVGGLMDERSKAKKAKELTNKISTTCPATVSLKIPKINFAATSTSTMSAGRGRPAGNPLKNVHLKNLSVQLEKLAAERARAEPRMPKRTNGWMFIGEPLDKPYCYDETIVIRRYYSGVQRGDEIINVRDSVLLKSGTRKKDPPFVARVSGLWEEDEGPNAGEMMMSVFWYYRPEQTEVGRIPNFHGDVEVMASRHKDDNSVACIVDKCYVLSYPEYCRFRALNRLFREFREAPMSPVPPGESTKPGSVPHPRTDPNLVFFCRQVYDYRMGRIIKNPV; this is translated from the exons atggcggccacCAGGCGTACGGCAGACACAAGAAAGCTTCGTGGAGAGATGTATAGCCGTCAGAACAGCCCAAGATTCATCCAG ACGCGCTCAGGAAGACATCTTTTACAAACAAGTGAGCATCATTCAAACGAATCAGCGGccgaaagaaaaacagcaagaAATTCTCCGAGGCTATTCAACAATCAAAAGGAACGCATTGAAAATGGCGGGAATTTTATTGAATGGAGTCATGAGCACGTCTTAACAGCGGGCGGTCCCGTCGCGAAGGCAGATTCAACTCAGCGGATCACAGCTGACCTACAGAGTGAGTCCCTTGCTGTTAACTGCATTGCTGACCTGAAACAGATGATGGAAATCGAAGAGAGATCCTCAATGGGAAATAGAAATGCGTCATTTGACGGTGATAAGAGCGGAACGGAACAGAAGCGTGCGCGACGAGCGCGTTCACGTCATACGTCGATGTTGGAACGCCTGGCGCCTACACCGGGATATGTGGACAAGACGTCGGTTGATGTGGAAGGCGGTTCTTTGGCGCAGAGGAGAACTCCGCGAATGGCGAGTTTGAACGCCGCCGCGAAAGTAAACGTGTTCTTCGAGCCTTCGAGTCCCTTAGCGGGCCGAAGTTTGTGCGAAATCCAACAACACAGTAACACTGCGAAGAGGCAACCTTCGCGGACTTCAACCGATAGGAGACATTCGGACAGAGCAGAGAATAATAACTTCAGAACGGACGAGTATGCTGATTTGGATGTGTTCGTACAGGGCGAAGTGACGTCCACATGCGACGCCCTCAGGTCAAAGGACGTTATCAGTCCACATGAATTTGATAATCCggaaaaagttgaaagtaaCGCCCATGGACATTGTGACTTTTACACTAACGGCCACAGAGGTGGAAAAGACAAAAGGAAGCCAGAAGCCGATTCCACATCGGAGGATGAAAGAAACGTTAAGAGGATTCATTTAATTGGAGAGAGTGAATGTTTCGATGGAAACGGGGAGGAGTTGAGTGGTCTCGACGAAGGCGAAATGGAATGCGATACGACGACTGATTCGCCGCCGAAGACAATGGTAGATGTTTGTATTCAAGTGGATCTGCCACGACCACCTGTCAAACACGTGCGAGTGCTTTCTGTGCCAATCAAAGGACAGCTTGTGACCTCAGGTGGCGCGGTTCCTTTTACCAAGAGCCACTTGGTCACGCCCGTCACGCCGTCTAAACCGCCTCCTGAGTTAAAAGTGAGCAAAACTGCCACCACGAAGCGAACGCTGGGACTGAATAATCAGGCAATGGAGAACGTGTTTGTTGCAAATGACGGACCGCTTGCAAAGTTCAAAGCTGTCGGTGGCTTAATGGACGAGCGAAGTAAGGCAAAGAAAGCTAAAGAACTCACGAATAAAATTTCAACCACCTGTCCTGCCACTGTTAGTTTAAAGATTCCTAAGATAAACTTTGCGGCTACATCCACGTCTACCATGAGTGCTGGACGCGGGCGTCCCGCGGGCAATCCGTTGAAAAACGTCCATTTGAAGAACTTAAGCGTTCAGCTCGAGAAACTAGCCGCCGAAAGAGCGCGTGCAGAACCCAGAATGCCCAAG AGAACTAATGGCTGGATGTTTATCGGTGAACCGCTGGACAAACCCTACTGTTAC GACGAGACAATTGTGATACGGCGATATTACAGCGGTGTTCAGCGTGGGGATGAGATCATCAACGTGAGGGATTCGGTCCTTCTAAAGTCAGGCACGCGCAAGAAAGATCCTCCATTTGTTGCACGTGTTTCGGGACTCTGGGAAGAAGATGAAG GTCCGAATGCTGGCGAGATGATGATGAGTGTGTTTTGGTACTATCGTCCAGAGCAGACTGAAGTCGGTAGAATCCCAAATTTTCATGGCGAT GTGGAAGTCATGGCGTCCAGACACAAGGATGATAACAGTGTGGCGTGTATTGTGGACAAATGTTACGTTCTAAGCTATCCCGAATATTGCAG ATTCCGTGCCCTCAACAGGCTCTTCCGGGAATTCAGAGAAGCCCCCATGTCTCCAGTTCCCCCAGGGGAAAGTACCAAACCTGGGTCAGTCCCTCACCCCCGCACGGATCCCAACCTTGTGTTCTTTTGCCGGCAAGTGTACGATTACCGTATGGGAAGGATCATAAAAAACCCGGTGTGA
- the LOC141885611 gene encoding uncharacterized protein LOC141885611 isoform X3 — protein MQTTILFTGLTRSGRHLLQTSEHHSNESAAERKTARNSPRLFNNQKERIENGGNFIEWSHEHVLTAGGPVAKADSTQRITADLQSESLAVNCIADLKQMMEIEERSSMGNRNASFDGDKSGTEQKRARRARSRHTSMLERLAPTPGYVDKTSVDVEGGSLAQRRTPRMASLNAAAKVNVFFEPSSPLAGRSLCEIQQHSNTAKRQPSRTSTDRRHSDRAENNNFRTDEYADLDVFVQGEVTSTCDALRSKDVISPHEFDNPEKVESNAHGHCDFYTNGHRGGKDKRKPEADSTSEDERNVKRIHLIGESECFDGNGEELSGLDEGEMECDTTTDSPPKTMVDVCIQVDLPRPPVKHVRVLSVPIKGQLVTSGGAVPFTKSHLVTPVTPSKPPPELKVSKTATTKRTLGLNNQAMENVFVANDGPLAKFKAVGGLMDERSKAKKAKELTNKISTTCPATVSLKIPKINFAATSTSTMSAGRGRPAGNPLKNVHLKNLSVQLEKLAAERARAEPRMPKRTNGWMFIGEPLDKPYCYDETIVIRRYYSGVQRGDEIINVRDSVLLKSGTRKKDPPFVARVSGLWEEDEGPNAGEMMMSVFWYYRPEQTEVGRIPNFHGDVEVMASRHKDDNSVACIVDKCYVLSYPEYCRFRALNRLFREFREAPMSPVPPGESTKPGSVPHPRTDPNLVFFCRQVYDYRMGRIIKNPV, from the exons ATGCAGACGACAATATTATTCACCGGACTG ACGCGCTCAGGAAGACATCTTTTACAAACAAGTGAGCATCATTCAAACGAATCAGCGGccgaaagaaaaacagcaagaAATTCTCCGAGGCTATTCAACAATCAAAAGGAACGCATTGAAAATGGCGGGAATTTTATTGAATGGAGTCATGAGCACGTCTTAACAGCGGGCGGTCCCGTCGCGAAGGCAGATTCAACTCAGCGGATCACAGCTGACCTACAGAGTGAGTCCCTTGCTGTTAACTGCATTGCTGACCTGAAACAGATGATGGAAATCGAAGAGAGATCCTCAATGGGAAATAGAAATGCGTCATTTGACGGTGATAAGAGCGGAACGGAACAGAAGCGTGCGCGACGAGCGCGTTCACGTCATACGTCGATGTTGGAACGCCTGGCGCCTACACCGGGATATGTGGACAAGACGTCGGTTGATGTGGAAGGCGGTTCTTTGGCGCAGAGGAGAACTCCGCGAATGGCGAGTTTGAACGCCGCCGCGAAAGTAAACGTGTTCTTCGAGCCTTCGAGTCCCTTAGCGGGCCGAAGTTTGTGCGAAATCCAACAACACAGTAACACTGCGAAGAGGCAACCTTCGCGGACTTCAACCGATAGGAGACATTCGGACAGAGCAGAGAATAATAACTTCAGAACGGACGAGTATGCTGATTTGGATGTGTTCGTACAGGGCGAAGTGACGTCCACATGCGACGCCCTCAGGTCAAAGGACGTTATCAGTCCACATGAATTTGATAATCCggaaaaagttgaaagtaaCGCCCATGGACATTGTGACTTTTACACTAACGGCCACAGAGGTGGAAAAGACAAAAGGAAGCCAGAAGCCGATTCCACATCGGAGGATGAAAGAAACGTTAAGAGGATTCATTTAATTGGAGAGAGTGAATGTTTCGATGGAAACGGGGAGGAGTTGAGTGGTCTCGACGAAGGCGAAATGGAATGCGATACGACGACTGATTCGCCGCCGAAGACAATGGTAGATGTTTGTATTCAAGTGGATCTGCCACGACCACCTGTCAAACACGTGCGAGTGCTTTCTGTGCCAATCAAAGGACAGCTTGTGACCTCAGGTGGCGCGGTTCCTTTTACCAAGAGCCACTTGGTCACGCCCGTCACGCCGTCTAAACCGCCTCCTGAGTTAAAAGTGAGCAAAACTGCCACCACGAAGCGAACGCTGGGACTGAATAATCAGGCAATGGAGAACGTGTTTGTTGCAAATGACGGACCGCTTGCAAAGTTCAAAGCTGTCGGTGGCTTAATGGACGAGCGAAGTAAGGCAAAGAAAGCTAAAGAACTCACGAATAAAATTTCAACCACCTGTCCTGCCACTGTTAGTTTAAAGATTCCTAAGATAAACTTTGCGGCTACATCCACGTCTACCATGAGTGCTGGACGCGGGCGTCCCGCGGGCAATCCGTTGAAAAACGTCCATTTGAAGAACTTAAGCGTTCAGCTCGAGAAACTAGCCGCCGAAAGAGCGCGTGCAGAACCCAGAATGCCCAAG AGAACTAATGGCTGGATGTTTATCGGTGAACCGCTGGACAAACCCTACTGTTAC GACGAGACAATTGTGATACGGCGATATTACAGCGGTGTTCAGCGTGGGGATGAGATCATCAACGTGAGGGATTCGGTCCTTCTAAAGTCAGGCACGCGCAAGAAAGATCCTCCATTTGTTGCACGTGTTTCGGGACTCTGGGAAGAAGATGAAG GTCCGAATGCTGGCGAGATGATGATGAGTGTGTTTTGGTACTATCGTCCAGAGCAGACTGAAGTCGGTAGAATCCCAAATTTTCATGGCGAT GTGGAAGTCATGGCGTCCAGACACAAGGATGATAACAGTGTGGCGTGTATTGTGGACAAATGTTACGTTCTAAGCTATCCCGAATATTGCAG ATTCCGTGCCCTCAACAGGCTCTTCCGGGAATTCAGAGAAGCCCCCATGTCTCCAGTTCCCCCAGGGGAAAGTACCAAACCTGGGTCAGTCCCTCACCCCCGCACGGATCCCAACCTTGTGTTCTTTTGCCGGCAAGTGTACGATTACCGTATGGGAAGGATCATAAAAAACCCGGTGTGA
- the LOC141885611 gene encoding uncharacterized protein LOC141885611 isoform X2, which produces MLERWVIFSFIFSSNHLKTRSGRHLLQTSEHHSNESAAERKTARNSPRLFNNQKERIENGGNFIEWSHEHVLTAGGPVAKADSTQRITADLQSESLAVNCIADLKQMMEIEERSSMGNRNASFDGDKSGTEQKRARRARSRHTSMLERLAPTPGYVDKTSVDVEGGSLAQRRTPRMASLNAAAKVNVFFEPSSPLAGRSLCEIQQHSNTAKRQPSRTSTDRRHSDRAENNNFRTDEYADLDVFVQGEVTSTCDALRSKDVISPHEFDNPEKVESNAHGHCDFYTNGHRGGKDKRKPEADSTSEDERNVKRIHLIGESECFDGNGEELSGLDEGEMECDTTTDSPPKTMVDVCIQVDLPRPPVKHVRVLSVPIKGQLVTSGGAVPFTKSHLVTPVTPSKPPPELKVSKTATTKRTLGLNNQAMENVFVANDGPLAKFKAVGGLMDERSKAKKAKELTNKISTTCPATVSLKIPKINFAATSTSTMSAGRGRPAGNPLKNVHLKNLSVQLEKLAAERARAEPRMPKRTNGWMFIGEPLDKPYCYDETIVIRRYYSGVQRGDEIINVRDSVLLKSGTRKKDPPFVARVSGLWEEDEGPNAGEMMMSVFWYYRPEQTEVGRIPNFHGDVEVMASRHKDDNSVACIVDKCYVLSYPEYCRFRALNRLFREFREAPMSPVPPGESTKPGSVPHPRTDPNLVFFCRQVYDYRMGRIIKNPV; this is translated from the exons ATGCTCGAAAGATGGGTAATTTTTAGCTTCATTTTTAGCAGTAATCACCTAAAG ACGCGCTCAGGAAGACATCTTTTACAAACAAGTGAGCATCATTCAAACGAATCAGCGGccgaaagaaaaacagcaagaAATTCTCCGAGGCTATTCAACAATCAAAAGGAACGCATTGAAAATGGCGGGAATTTTATTGAATGGAGTCATGAGCACGTCTTAACAGCGGGCGGTCCCGTCGCGAAGGCAGATTCAACTCAGCGGATCACAGCTGACCTACAGAGTGAGTCCCTTGCTGTTAACTGCATTGCTGACCTGAAACAGATGATGGAAATCGAAGAGAGATCCTCAATGGGAAATAGAAATGCGTCATTTGACGGTGATAAGAGCGGAACGGAACAGAAGCGTGCGCGACGAGCGCGTTCACGTCATACGTCGATGTTGGAACGCCTGGCGCCTACACCGGGATATGTGGACAAGACGTCGGTTGATGTGGAAGGCGGTTCTTTGGCGCAGAGGAGAACTCCGCGAATGGCGAGTTTGAACGCCGCCGCGAAAGTAAACGTGTTCTTCGAGCCTTCGAGTCCCTTAGCGGGCCGAAGTTTGTGCGAAATCCAACAACACAGTAACACTGCGAAGAGGCAACCTTCGCGGACTTCAACCGATAGGAGACATTCGGACAGAGCAGAGAATAATAACTTCAGAACGGACGAGTATGCTGATTTGGATGTGTTCGTACAGGGCGAAGTGACGTCCACATGCGACGCCCTCAGGTCAAAGGACGTTATCAGTCCACATGAATTTGATAATCCggaaaaagttgaaagtaaCGCCCATGGACATTGTGACTTTTACACTAACGGCCACAGAGGTGGAAAAGACAAAAGGAAGCCAGAAGCCGATTCCACATCGGAGGATGAAAGAAACGTTAAGAGGATTCATTTAATTGGAGAGAGTGAATGTTTCGATGGAAACGGGGAGGAGTTGAGTGGTCTCGACGAAGGCGAAATGGAATGCGATACGACGACTGATTCGCCGCCGAAGACAATGGTAGATGTTTGTATTCAAGTGGATCTGCCACGACCACCTGTCAAACACGTGCGAGTGCTTTCTGTGCCAATCAAAGGACAGCTTGTGACCTCAGGTGGCGCGGTTCCTTTTACCAAGAGCCACTTGGTCACGCCCGTCACGCCGTCTAAACCGCCTCCTGAGTTAAAAGTGAGCAAAACTGCCACCACGAAGCGAACGCTGGGACTGAATAATCAGGCAATGGAGAACGTGTTTGTTGCAAATGACGGACCGCTTGCAAAGTTCAAAGCTGTCGGTGGCTTAATGGACGAGCGAAGTAAGGCAAAGAAAGCTAAAGAACTCACGAATAAAATTTCAACCACCTGTCCTGCCACTGTTAGTTTAAAGATTCCTAAGATAAACTTTGCGGCTACATCCACGTCTACCATGAGTGCTGGACGCGGGCGTCCCGCGGGCAATCCGTTGAAAAACGTCCATTTGAAGAACTTAAGCGTTCAGCTCGAGAAACTAGCCGCCGAAAGAGCGCGTGCAGAACCCAGAATGCCCAAG AGAACTAATGGCTGGATGTTTATCGGTGAACCGCTGGACAAACCCTACTGTTAC GACGAGACAATTGTGATACGGCGATATTACAGCGGTGTTCAGCGTGGGGATGAGATCATCAACGTGAGGGATTCGGTCCTTCTAAAGTCAGGCACGCGCAAGAAAGATCCTCCATTTGTTGCACGTGTTTCGGGACTCTGGGAAGAAGATGAAG GTCCGAATGCTGGCGAGATGATGATGAGTGTGTTTTGGTACTATCGTCCAGAGCAGACTGAAGTCGGTAGAATCCCAAATTTTCATGGCGAT GTGGAAGTCATGGCGTCCAGACACAAGGATGATAACAGTGTGGCGTGTATTGTGGACAAATGTTACGTTCTAAGCTATCCCGAATATTGCAG ATTCCGTGCCCTCAACAGGCTCTTCCGGGAATTCAGAGAAGCCCCCATGTCTCCAGTTCCCCCAGGGGAAAGTACCAAACCTGGGTCAGTCCCTCACCCCCGCACGGATCCCAACCTTGTGTTCTTTTGCCGGCAAGTGTACGATTACCGTATGGGAAGGATCATAAAAAACCCGGTGTGA